The following proteins come from a genomic window of Nicotiana tomentosiformis chromosome 12, ASM39032v3, whole genome shotgun sequence:
- the LOC138902707 gene encoding uncharacterized protein translates to MVLLHVSPMKGVMRFGKKRKLIPWYIDPFEILQRVEEEAYKLALPPSRSAVHLMFHVSMLQKYYADPSHVLDFSSVQLGKDLTYVEESVAILDRQVRKSRSKSIASVKVQRRDHPVEEATWETEHDMWNRYPYFSVTSSMSLCTL, encoded by the coding sequence ATGGTTTTGCTCcatgtttcacccatgaagggtgtgatgaggttcgggaagaagcgCAAGTTGATCCCTTGGTACATCGATCCTTTTGAGATCCTTCAGAGAGTGGAAGAGgaggcctacaagcttgcattgccacccagccgATCAGCAGTTCACCtgatgttccatgtttctatgctccagaagtattatgctgatccgtcccatgtattagatttcagttcagtccaattgggcaaggatttgacttatgttgaggagtcggtggccatcttggataggcaggtccgaaagtcgAGGTCAAAGagtattgcttcagtgaaggttcaacgGAGggatcatccggtcgaggaggcaacctgggagaccgagcacgacatgtGGAATCGTTATCCTTACTTTTCCGTCACTTCTAGTATGTCTTTATGCACATTATAG
- the LOC138902708 gene encoding uncharacterized protein produces the protein MRILDNYEDISGQQINRHKSHFITSPCAFPATIRRVQDVTDFTNKESPLTYLGFPLYTGRKRIVHFNDLVDKVVDRIKGWKSKMMSYGGRETLIRYVMQYLPVHLLSAVSPPKSEEGGIAFRSIQDKCKSMEFKQWWLFRTKPSLWSNFLRAKYYQRSNPISKKWHSGQSQTWKRMTMNRKKAEDYIR, from the exons ATGAGGATTTTGGATAATTATGAAGACATCTCAGGCCAACAAATCAACAGGCACAAAAGTCATTTTATAACTTCTCCTTGTGCATTCCCAGCTACTATCAGAAGGGTGCAAGATGTGACAGATTTCACTAACAAGGAATCCCCTCTAACCTACTTGGGCTTCCCCCTCTACACTGGAAGAAAGAGAATTGTCCACTTTAATGACCTTGTGGATAAAGTAGTGGACAGAATCAAAGGTTGGAAAAGCAAGATGATGTCTTATGGAGGAAGAGAAACTTTGATTAGATATGTTATGCAGTATCTTCCTGTCCATCTCCTTTCAGCTGTCTCACCTCCAAAGAGT GAGGAAGGGGGAATTGCATTTAGGTCTATACAAGATAAATGTAAATCAATGGAGTTCAAACAATGGTGGTTGTTCAGAACTAAACCATCATTGTGGAGCAACTTCTTGAGAGCCAAATACTATCAGAGATCTAACCCTATTTCAAAAAAATGGCACTCTGGCCAATCACAAACATGGAAAAGAATGACGATGAACAGGAAAAAAGCTGAAGACTACATCAGATAG